Proteins found in one Ovis canadensis isolate MfBH-ARS-UI-01 breed Bighorn chromosome 20, ARS-UI_OviCan_v2, whole genome shotgun sequence genomic segment:
- the LOC138425236 gene encoding H-2 class II histocompatibility antigen, A-R alpha chain-like isoform X3, which yields MFFLSVFHFPASHPHLSADHVGTYGAEFYQSHGPSSEYTQEFDEDELLYVDLEKKETVWRLPMFGQFAGFHIQVALSNIATEKHNLDVMTKWYNFTPVINEVPEVTVFSKSPVMLGQPNTLICHVDNIFPPVINITWLKNGHAVTKGVYETSFLPKDDHSFFKFGYLTFLPSDDDVYDCKVEHWGLEEPLLKHWEPEIPAPMSELTETVVCALGLTMGLVGIVVGTIFIIQGLRSGGASRHQGPL from the exons atgttctttctctctgttttccacTTTCCTGCTTCTCACCCTCACTTATCAGCTGACCACGTTGGCACCTATGGCGCAGAATTCTACCAATCTCATGGTCCCTCTAGCGAGTACACCCAGGAATTTGACGAAGACGAGCTGCTTTATGTGGACCTGGAGAAGAAAGAGACTGTCTGGCGGCTGCCTATGTTTGGCCAGTTTGCAGGTTTTCACATTCAAGTTGCACTGAGTAACATAGCTACAGAGAAACACAACTTGGATGTCATGACTAAATGGTACAACTTTACCCCAGTTATCAATG AGGTTCCTGAGGTGACTGTGTTTTCCAAGTCTCCCGTGATGCTGGGTCAGCCCAACACCCTCATCTGTCACGTGGACAACATTTTCCCCCCTGTGATCAACATTACATGGTTGAAGAACGGGCATGCAGTCACGAAGGGTGTTTATGAGACCAGCTTCCTCCCCAAGGATGATCATTCCTTCTTCAAGTTTGGTTATCTCACCTTCCTCCCTTCTGATGATGACGTTTATGACTGCAAAGTGGAACACTGGGGCCTGGAGGAGCCACTGCTCAAACACTGGG AGCCTGAGATTCCAGCCCCTATGTCAGAGCTGACAGAGACTGTGGTCTGTGCCCTGGGGTTGACCATGGGCCTCGTGGGCATCGTGGTGGGCACCATCTTCATCATCCAAGGCCTGCGCTCAGGTGGGGCCTCCAGACACCAGGGTCCCTTGTGA